From Orcinus orca chromosome 3, mOrcOrc1.1, whole genome shotgun sequence, a single genomic window includes:
- the WNT9A gene encoding protein Wnt-9a isoform X2, with the protein MLDGPLLARWLAAAFALTLLLAALRPSAAYFGLTGSEPLTILPLTLEPEAAAQAHYKACDRLKLERKQRRMCRRDPGVAETLVEAVSMSALECQYQFRFERWNCTLEGRYRASLLKRGFKETAFLYAISSAGLTHALAKACSAGRMERCTCDEAPDLENREAWQWGGCGDNLKYSSKFVKEFLGRRSSKDLRARVDFHNNLVGVKVIKAGVETTCKCHGVSGSCTVRTCWRQLAPFHEVGKRLKHKYETALKVGSTTNEATGEAGAISPPRGRATGTGGGDPLPRTPELVHLDDSPSFCLAGRFSPGTAGRRCHREKNCESICCGRGHNTQSRVVTRPCQCQVRWCCYVECRQCTQREEVYTCKG; encoded by the exons ATGCTGGATGGGCCCCTGCTGGCGCGCTGGCTGGCCGCGGCCTTCGCGCTGACGCTGCTGCTCGCCGCGCTGCGCCCCTCGGCCGCCTACTTCGG GCTGACGGGCAGTGAGCCCCTGACCATCCTCCCGCTGACCCTGGAGCCGGAAGCAGCTGCCCAGGCACACTACAAGGCCTGCGACCGGCTGAAGCTGGAGCGCAAGCAGCGGCGCATGTGCCGCCGGGACCCCGGTGTGGCTGAGACGCTGGTGGAAGCGGTCAGCATGAGTGCTCTCGAGTGCCAGTACCAGTTCCGGTTTGAGCGCTGGAACTGTACGTTGGAGGGTCGCTACCGGGCCAGTCTGCTCAAGCGAG GCTTCAAGGAGACAGCCTTCCTTTACGCCATCTCCTCTGCTGGCCTGACGCATGCACTGGCCAAGGCATGCAGTGCAGGCCGCATGGAGCGCTGCACTTGTGATGAGGCCCCTGACTTGGAGAACCGAGAGGCCTGGCAGTGGGGTGGCTGCGGGGACAATCTCAAGTACAGCAGCAAGTTCGTCAAGGAGTTCCTGGGTCGGCGGTCTAGCAAGGATCTGCGAGCCCGTGTGGATTTCCACAACAACCTCGTGGGTGTGAAG gTGATCAAGGCTGGGGTGGAGACCACATGCAAGTGCCACGGCGTGTCAGGCTCGTGCACCGTGCGGACGTGCTGGCGGCAGCTGGCGCCTTTCCATGAGGTGGGCAAGCGCCTGAAGCACAAGTACGAGACAGCGCTCAAGGTGGGCAGCACCACCAATGAGGCCACCGGCGAGGCCGGCGCCATCTCACCACCGCGGGGCCGGGCCACAGGGACGGGTGGTGGCGACCCACTGCCCCGCACTCCGGAGCTAGTGCACCTGGACGACTCACCCAGCTTCTGCCTGGCCGGCCGCTTCTCCCCAGGCACTGCCGGCCGCAGGTGCCACCGTGAGAAGAACTGCGAGAGTATCTGCTGTGGGCGTGGTCACAACACACAGAGTCGGGTGGTGACCCGGCCTTGCCAGTGCCAGGTGCGCTGGTGCTGCTATGTGGAGTGCAGGCAGTGCACCCAGCGCGAGGAAGTCTACACCTGCAAGGGCTGA
- the WNT9A gene encoding protein Wnt-9a isoform X1, producing the protein MPGGQGSHGLLTTPPLPGSLWPFYTVPGPAAPSVPQVGPLGLLSSCHHAFRPSRFFCCPSICSPRPAPTFCLWGRAHSGLSVPRLTGSEPLTILPLTLEPEAAAQAHYKACDRLKLERKQRRMCRRDPGVAETLVEAVSMSALECQYQFRFERWNCTLEGRYRASLLKRGFKETAFLYAISSAGLTHALAKACSAGRMERCTCDEAPDLENREAWQWGGCGDNLKYSSKFVKEFLGRRSSKDLRARVDFHNNLVGVKVIKAGVETTCKCHGVSGSCTVRTCWRQLAPFHEVGKRLKHKYETALKVGSTTNEATGEAGAISPPRGRATGTGGGDPLPRTPELVHLDDSPSFCLAGRFSPGTAGRRCHREKNCESICCGRGHNTQSRVVTRPCQCQVRWCCYVECRQCTQREEVYTCKG; encoded by the exons ATGCCTGGTGGGCAAGGGTCCCACGGCCTTCTCACCACCCCTCCGCTGCCAGGTTCTCTGTGGCCTTTCTATACCGTCCCTGGGCCTGCTGCCCCTTCTGTCCCCCAGGTGGGCCCACTGGGGCTCCTATCCAGTTGCCACCATGCTTTCCGGCCGAGCAGGTTCTTCTGCTGCCCCAGCATCTGCAGCCCTCGCCCAGCGCCCACCTTCTGCCTCTGGGGCAGGGCTCACTCTGGCCTCTCTGTGCCCAGGCTGACGGGCAGTGAGCCCCTGACCATCCTCCCGCTGACCCTGGAGCCGGAAGCAGCTGCCCAGGCACACTACAAGGCCTGCGACCGGCTGAAGCTGGAGCGCAAGCAGCGGCGCATGTGCCGCCGGGACCCCGGTGTGGCTGAGACGCTGGTGGAAGCGGTCAGCATGAGTGCTCTCGAGTGCCAGTACCAGTTCCGGTTTGAGCGCTGGAACTGTACGTTGGAGGGTCGCTACCGGGCCAGTCTGCTCAAGCGAG GCTTCAAGGAGACAGCCTTCCTTTACGCCATCTCCTCTGCTGGCCTGACGCATGCACTGGCCAAGGCATGCAGTGCAGGCCGCATGGAGCGCTGCACTTGTGATGAGGCCCCTGACTTGGAGAACCGAGAGGCCTGGCAGTGGGGTGGCTGCGGGGACAATCTCAAGTACAGCAGCAAGTTCGTCAAGGAGTTCCTGGGTCGGCGGTCTAGCAAGGATCTGCGAGCCCGTGTGGATTTCCACAACAACCTCGTGGGTGTGAAG gTGATCAAGGCTGGGGTGGAGACCACATGCAAGTGCCACGGCGTGTCAGGCTCGTGCACCGTGCGGACGTGCTGGCGGCAGCTGGCGCCTTTCCATGAGGTGGGCAAGCGCCTGAAGCACAAGTACGAGACAGCGCTCAAGGTGGGCAGCACCACCAATGAGGCCACCGGCGAGGCCGGCGCCATCTCACCACCGCGGGGCCGGGCCACAGGGACGGGTGGTGGCGACCCACTGCCCCGCACTCCGGAGCTAGTGCACCTGGACGACTCACCCAGCTTCTGCCTGGCCGGCCGCTTCTCCCCAGGCACTGCCGGCCGCAGGTGCCACCGTGAGAAGAACTGCGAGAGTATCTGCTGTGGGCGTGGTCACAACACACAGAGTCGGGTGGTGACCCGGCCTTGCCAGTGCCAGGTGCGCTGGTGCTGCTATGTGGAGTGCAGGCAGTGCACCCAGCGCGAGGAAGTCTACACCTGCAAGGGCTGA